The DNA sequence CAAACAGAGGTTGAATTTTTAAAACAGGTAAAGCTCTACATACCTAAACTGTTTTTCGTGCTTAACAAAATCGACATACTTTCGAAAGACCAGAAAATACAAGTTGACAGGTTTATAAAAAACATTCTCAAAGAAAAACTCCAGCATAGTGGGAATGTTAAGCTATTCCATATCTCTGCCGTCATGGGAGAAGAGGCTCAGAAACACTCACCCAAAGATAAGCACTGGAAATCCAGCGGCCTGGAGGAGATCAAAGCCGAAGTTTTAGATTTCATGGTCAGAGAGAAGTATTTCACTCTTTCTGAGGCTCTTGGAGACAAATTCAAAGCTTCCTTATCCGGAATAGAACATATCATAAGAGAGGAAATTGTAAAACTTAAATCACCTATTGATCACAGCGCAAAAGAGCAGCAAAAAATCACTTCATTGCTGGAGGATTTAGCGAAACACAAAGATTATCAATTAAAAAAACTGGATGCCGGAGTTGAGGAACTCATACAAAGGATTGAGAAACAAATTACCACCTCCGCAGAAAACATTAGGTCTGATATAGATCAAATTATGGATGAAAAACTTATTGAGATTCACAATTTTAACAAATCTGCTTCCAATCTTGCGATATTCATACCTTCAGCGCTAAGAAACTCCTTTGACAAATTGCAGTTCGAAACAATGAGCCTCACCGACAAATCTTTCAGATTTTTTGTTTCGGCACAGGAGAGTGAATTGCAGCTTTTTATTTCCTCCATTTGGAAATTTCCCCCTAAACCACTGAACGAACCTTTTGTTGATCAAGAGATTACCCCACCACTGTATCAGGATTTTTTCACAGTGAGCAATTTCCCCCTGCCCCAAAAACCTCCATTTTTAATTTTAGTGTCTGCCCATAAACAAGCTAAGATCATAAAAGAATATTTTAAAACACCGATTGGAAAACAGATCAATTTTCTCAAAACCCGTGTTATTAATGACTCTACAGCTTCACTCAACAAATCAGCTGAAATTCTCCGAAATACAGTCATTTCCAGATACGATCTAACAAAACAGCTCCTTGAAGATATGCTGCAAAAGGAAACCGATAAACTAAATAGTAGCGCAAAAGAAAACAGCAAGCTCCAGGATTTAGAGTCGCAGTTAAGGTGTGTGGAAGAGATCAGAAGTTTACTAGTAAACTGAAAAGTTGGTTTAGGAGTGAAGTCTCAGTCTGGGTTTTGGTTTTCACCCCAGAGGTGATTTAGTGGTTTTTATCCCAGAGGTGATTTAGTGGTTTTCACCCCTGAGGTGATTTAGTGGTTTTCACCCCTGAGGTGATTTAGTGG is a window from the Chitinispirillum alkaliphilum genome containing:
- a CDS encoding Dynamin family protein; the encoded protein is MQNKHSNTPDSISQPVSFDEIVDKALHFCRELPHACSDYCNQISDLKYRLTGGKLHLAVLGQFNRGKSTFINALLGLKVLPTSILPVTSVPTRIEYGEEHTCTISFLNGKPDLSIRNDREKISAALIEYVAEENNPKNQLCVRDVKLTCNSSLLANGTVLIDTPGFGSTHVHNTSTTVDFLSGCDAAIFILSADPPFTQTEVEFLKQVKLYIPKLFFVLNKIDILSKDQKIQVDRFIKNILKEKLQHSGNVKLFHISAVMGEEAQKHSPKDKHWKSSGLEEIKAEVLDFMVREKYFTLSEALGDKFKASLSGIEHIIREEIVKLKSPIDHSAKEQQKITSLLEDLAKHKDYQLKKLDAGVEELIQRIEKQITTSAENIRSDIDQIMDEKLIEIHNFNKSASNLAIFIPSALRNSFDKLQFETMSLTDKSFRFFVSAQESELQLFISSIWKFPPKPLNEPFVDQEITPPLYQDFFTVSNFPLPQKPPFLILVSAHKQAKIIKEYFKTPIGKQINFLKTRVINDSTASLNKSAEILRNTVISRYDLTKQLLEDMLQKETDKLNSSAKENSKLQDLESQLRCVEEIRSLLVN